Proteins found in one Methylobacterium sp. CB376 genomic segment:
- a CDS encoding xanthine dehydrogenase family protein molybdopterin-binding subunit: MGASPSAAGASPSAAGAREGVGAPLPRKEDERLMRGRGQYVGDVRLPRMQDVAFVRSPLAHARIRAIHVPEESRGRVFTAADLDGVAPIRAVSGLPGFKVSEQPPLAVGKVRQVGELVAFCVAPTRAEAEDIAASVVLDLEELPAVHDMLAAREPGAALVHEHWGDNVFLETLVDVDIASALDAPIKVSRTISTARQCMAPIEGRGVVAHYDHRLDQLVVHTASQMPHIVRNGLAECLRIEQERVRVVSPDVGGGFGYKAILLAEEICLGWLALRCGHPVRWLEDRREHLTANANCREHHYRITAYAEPDGTLRGIDCEATVDSGAYSAYPFSACLEAAQVASILPGPYDFPAYRCRTWSVATNKCPILPYRGVARTGVCFAMELILDAVAAEAGLAPEVVRERNLVRPEQMPFDNITNKHFDSGDYPQALARALTAIGAEGVRARQRAGEPDGRRIGLGLAIYCEQAAHGTSVYAGWGIPMVPGHEQASARLTPDGGLELRVGAHSHGQGLETTLAQVAHEILGVPVARTRLVHGDTAATPYSTGAWGSRMMVMVGGAVAAACEALRERAVRIGAHLLQAEPEACRYEAGRVIGPSGDVPVEVIARTWYRRPQDLAPATDPGGLEVTAGYKPVRDSGTFSYAAHAAVVAVDPDLGAVEILDYVVVEDGGTLVNPLVVDGQIHGGLAQGIGTALYEEVRFDARGQPLASTFADYLLPGPAEVPAARIAHMETPSPYTRFGQKGIGEGGAIAPPAALANAINDALRPLGVELLHAPVTPRRIVEAVLAARGAPRRARAAA, encoded by the coding sequence ATGGGCGCCTCCCCCTCTGCCGCGGGCGCCTCCCCCTCCGCCGCGGGCGCCCGGGAGGGCGTGGGCGCGCCGCTCCCCCGCAAGGAGGACGAGCGTCTGATGCGCGGGCGCGGCCAGTACGTCGGCGACGTCCGGCTGCCGCGCATGCAGGACGTGGCCTTCGTGCGCAGCCCCCTGGCCCATGCCCGCATCCGCGCGATCCACGTGCCGGAGGAGTCTCGCGGCCGGGTGTTCACGGCCGCCGACCTCGACGGCGTCGCGCCGATCCGCGCCGTGTCGGGCCTGCCCGGGTTCAAGGTGTCCGAGCAGCCGCCGCTCGCGGTCGGCAAAGTGCGGCAGGTCGGGGAACTCGTCGCCTTCTGCGTCGCGCCGACCCGCGCGGAGGCGGAGGACATCGCCGCCTCGGTCGTCCTCGACCTCGAGGAGCTGCCGGCGGTCCACGACATGCTCGCCGCCCGCGAGCCCGGCGCCGCCCTCGTGCACGAGCACTGGGGCGACAACGTCTTCCTGGAGACGCTCGTCGACGTGGACATCGCCTCGGCCCTCGACGCGCCGATCAAGGTCTCCCGCACCATCTCCACGGCGCGCCAGTGCATGGCGCCGATCGAGGGGCGCGGCGTGGTCGCCCACTACGACCACCGCCTGGATCAGCTCGTCGTCCACACCGCGAGCCAGATGCCGCACATCGTGCGCAACGGCCTCGCCGAGTGTCTGCGGATCGAGCAGGAGCGCGTCCGCGTCGTCTCGCCGGACGTGGGCGGGGGCTTCGGCTACAAGGCGATCCTGCTCGCGGAGGAGATCTGCCTGGGCTGGCTGGCGCTCCGGTGCGGCCATCCCGTGCGCTGGCTGGAGGACCGGCGCGAGCATCTCACCGCGAACGCGAATTGCCGCGAGCACCATTACCGCATCACGGCCTATGCCGAGCCCGACGGCACCCTGCGCGGCATCGACTGCGAGGCCACCGTCGATTCCGGCGCCTACTCGGCCTACCCGTTCTCGGCCTGCCTGGAGGCCGCGCAGGTGGCGAGCATCCTGCCCGGCCCCTACGACTTCCCGGCCTATCGCTGCCGCACCTGGTCGGTGGCGACCAACAAGTGCCCGATCCTGCCCTACCGCGGCGTCGCCCGCACGGGCGTGTGCTTCGCGATGGAGCTGATCCTCGACGCGGTGGCGGCGGAGGCGGGCCTCGCCCCGGAGGTCGTGCGCGAGAGGAACCTCGTGCGGCCCGAGCAGATGCCGTTCGACAACATCACCAACAAGCACTTCGACAGCGGCGACTACCCGCAGGCATTGGCCCGGGCGCTCACCGCCATCGGTGCCGAGGGGGTGCGGGCGCGCCAGCGCGCGGGCGAGCCCGACGGACGGCGCATCGGGCTCGGGCTCGCGATCTACTGCGAGCAGGCGGCGCACGGCACCTCCGTCTACGCGGGGTGGGGCATACCGATGGTGCCGGGCCACGAGCAGGCGAGCGCCCGGCTCACCCCGGACGGGGGGCTGGAGCTGCGCGTCGGCGCCCACTCGCACGGCCAGGGACTGGAGACGACCCTGGCGCAGGTCGCGCACGAGATCCTGGGCGTGCCGGTGGCGCGCACGCGGCTGGTGCACGGGGACACCGCCGCCACGCCCTACTCCACCGGCGCCTGGGGCTCGCGCATGATGGTGATGGTCGGCGGCGCGGTCGCGGCGGCCTGCGAGGCCCTGCGCGAGCGGGCCGTGCGGATCGGCGCGCACCTGCTCCAGGCCGAGCCGGAAGCCTGCCGCTACGAGGCCGGCCGGGTGATCGGCCCGTCGGGCGACGTGCCGGTCGAGGTGATCGCCCGCACGTGGTACCGGCGCCCGCAGGACCTCGCGCCCGCCACCGATCCGGGCGGTCTCGAAGTCACGGCCGGCTACAAGCCGGTGCGGGATTCCGGCACGTTCTCCTACGCCGCGCACGCGGCGGTCGTGGCGGTCGATCCCGACCTCGGCGCCGTCGAGATCCTCGACTACGTGGTGGTCGAGGATGGCGGCACGCTGGTGAACCCGCTCGTCGTCGACGGCCAGATCCACGGCGGCCTCGCGCAGGGCATCGGCACGGCGCTCTACGAGGAGGTGCGCTTCGACGCCCGCGGTCAGCCGCTCGCCTCGACCTTCGCCGACTACCTCCTGCCCGGCCCGGCGGAGGTGCCGGCCGCGCGCATCGCGCACATGGAGACCCCCTCCCCGTACACGCGCTTCGGCCAGAAGGGCATCGGCGAGGGCGGGGCCATCGCGCCGCCCGCGGCGCTCGCGAATGCGATCAACGACGCGCTGCGCCCGCTCGGGGTCGAGCTGCTGCACGCCCCCGTCACCCCGCGGCGGATCGTCGAGGCGGTCCTCGCCGCGCGCGGCGCGCCGCGGCGCGCGAGGGCCGCCGCATGA
- a CDS encoding amidohydrolase/deacetylase family metallohydrolase, whose protein sequence is MDGTRYDLLLRGGRVICPKNGIDGIRDVAVRGGRIANIAETILPSSAAEVIDVSGKLVLPGLIDTHAHVYQYVTGRFGLNPDMVGVRSGVTTVVDQGGPSCMTLPGFRHYIAETSDTRVLAFLSAYLVGGLEGHFYPNLYSPDGVDIDATVKAAVENRDLVRGIKGHAEIGGFARWGIKVMEMAAEISRRADLPLYVHFGQLWGLPESGANGEDANTIMERVIPLLRPGDVLAHPFTRHPGGFINEQGEVHSVIKAALDAGLKVDVGHGSHFSYRVARAAIPAGVVPYTLGADMHGYNTEVPRPAGTPDAHHDDENHPFLGQARFSLTQAMSSMMALGIPLEEVVPMVTSHPAQMLGLSDRIGALTPGFEADVSVLHDDRGSFLLRDNEDTRVVVDRLLRPAFCLRAGKRFDADSPILPRAIAA, encoded by the coding sequence ATGGATGGCACCCGGTACGACCTGCTGCTGCGCGGCGGGCGCGTGATCTGCCCAAAGAACGGCATCGACGGCATCCGTGACGTCGCAGTGCGCGGCGGTCGCATCGCGAACATCGCCGAGACCATCCTGCCATCGAGCGCCGCGGAGGTGATCGACGTCTCCGGAAAGCTGGTGCTGCCGGGGCTGATCGACACGCATGCCCACGTCTACCAGTATGTCACCGGCCGCTTCGGTCTTAATCCCGACATGGTGGGCGTGCGCTCGGGAGTCACCACCGTCGTCGACCAGGGCGGTCCGTCGTGCATGACCCTGCCGGGATTCCGGCATTATATTGCAGAAACCTCCGACACGCGGGTGCTCGCCTTCCTGTCCGCCTACCTCGTCGGAGGTCTCGAAGGGCACTTCTATCCCAACCTCTACAGCCCGGACGGCGTCGACATCGACGCCACCGTCAAGGCCGCGGTGGAGAACCGCGACCTCGTGCGCGGTATCAAGGGCCATGCCGAGATCGGCGGCTTCGCCCGCTGGGGCATCAAGGTGATGGAGATGGCCGCCGAGATCAGCCGGCGCGCCGACCTGCCGCTCTACGTCCATTTCGGCCAGCTCTGGGGCCTGCCGGAATCCGGCGCCAATGGCGAGGACGCCAACACGATCATGGAGCGGGTGATCCCGCTCCTGCGCCCCGGCGACGTGCTCGCCCATCCCTTCACCCGCCACCCCGGCGGGTTCATCAACGAGCAGGGCGAGGTGCATTCCGTCATCAAGGCCGCGCTCGATGCCGGCCTCAAGGTCGATGTCGGCCACGGCAGCCACTTCTCCTACCGGGTGGCCCGGGCGGCGATCCCCGCCGGCGTGGTGCCCTACACGCTCGGCGCCGACATGCACGGCTACAACACGGAGGTGCCGCGGCCCGCGGGCACGCCCGACGCCCACCACGATGACGAGAACCACCCCTTCCTGGGCCAGGCACGGTTCAGCCTGACCCAGGCGATGTCCTCGATGATGGCGCTCGGCATCCCGCTCGAGGAGGTGGTGCCGATGGTGACCTCGCATCCGGCGCAGATGCTGGGCCTCTCCGACAGGATCGGGGCGCTCACCCCCGGCTTCGAGGCGGACGTGTCCGTGCTGCACGACGACCGCGGGTCCTTCCTGCTGCGCGACAACGAGGACACGCGGGTGGTCGTCGACCGGCTGCTGCGCCCGGCCTTCTGCCTGCGGGCGGGCAAGCGCTTCGACGCCGATTCGCCGATCCTGCCGCGGGCGATCGCGGCCTGA
- a CDS encoding MarR family winged helix-turn-helix transcriptional regulator, translating to MEDGAGDLAKEAALPVARADSRGPEAAGGIWPLIDRPGFLVRRLYQIHVSLFSERCAAFRVTPLQYSLLSELMVRGEADQTTLAHAVALDRTTTTGALRRLEARGFVSRTISPVDRRSQQCRLTDEGREIHAAMADAVRQAHADTIAALSPAERKLFVDLMRKIAAAHGQAAHGQAPGMAELQT from the coding sequence ATGGAGGACGGTGCCGGAGATCTGGCCAAGGAGGCAGCACTGCCCGTTGCGCGCGCAGATTCGCGCGGGCCCGAGGCGGCGGGAGGGATCTGGCCGCTGATCGACCGTCCGGGCTTCCTCGTCCGGCGACTCTATCAGATCCACGTCAGCCTCTTCTCTGAGCGCTGCGCCGCTTTCCGCGTCACGCCGCTGCAGTACAGCCTGTTGTCGGAACTGATGGTGCGGGGCGAGGCCGATCAGACGACCCTGGCGCACGCCGTCGCGCTGGACAGGACCACGACGACGGGCGCGCTGCGGCGCCTCGAAGCGCGCGGGTTCGTCAGCCGGACGATCTCCCCCGTCGATCGCCGCTCGCAGCAGTGCCGCCTGACCGACGAGGGCCGGGAGATCCACGCCGCGATGGCGGATGCGGTTCGGCAGGCCCACGCGGACACGATCGCCGCCCTCTCTCCGGCGGAGCGGAAGCTCTTCGTCGACCTGATGAGGAAGATCGCCGCGGCGCACGGCCAAGCGGCGCACGGCCAAGCGCCCGGCATGGCCGAGTTGCAGACCTGA
- a CDS encoding alpha/beta fold hydrolase: MARRPHSVLPLLARQAAKVLGLAALGGSGAWLAYSRFAVDHRRPLPRALPGRLDALDTRAGAVALYGSAGGSGPPLLLIHSINAAASAYEVRPLYLHYDGRCPVYALDLPGFGLSERARRRYTPDLMVEAIHAAAGEIRRRHDGAALNALALSLSAEYLARAALERPRDYRGLALISPTGFDARLSGRSPRGGHRGRERLRATLDAPPWGRALFDALVSRPSMRFFLEKTWGSPDIDEGLLAYGYASAHRPGAQHAPFCFIAGHLFPTDATALYEALDLPVLVIHGTRGDFVDYRDLPRFAERRNWTVMRLPTGAFPHFEDLATVTRALDGFGAAVTEVASA, translated from the coding sequence ATGGCCCGTCGGCCCCATTCCGTCCTGCCGCTCCTGGCGCGGCAGGCCGCCAAGGTCCTCGGCCTCGCGGCCCTCGGCGGCAGCGGCGCGTGGCTCGCCTACAGCCGGTTCGCCGTCGATCACCGCCGGCCGCTGCCGAGAGCCCTTCCGGGCCGTCTCGACGCACTGGACACGCGGGCCGGCGCCGTCGCCCTGTACGGCAGCGCCGGCGGGAGCGGCCCTCCCCTGCTCCTGATCCACTCGATCAACGCGGCCGCGAGCGCCTACGAGGTCCGCCCGCTCTACCTCCACTACGACGGGCGGTGCCCCGTCTACGCCCTGGACCTGCCCGGGTTCGGCCTCTCGGAGCGCGCCCGCCGCCGCTACACGCCCGACCTGATGGTCGAGGCGATCCACGCGGCCGCCGGCGAGATCCGGCGGCGGCACGACGGGGCCGCCCTCAACGCCCTCGCCCTCTCCCTCTCGGCCGAGTATCTCGCCCGCGCGGCCCTCGAACGCCCGCGAGACTACCGCGGACTCGCCCTGATCAGCCCGACCGGGTTCGATGCCCGGCTCTCCGGCCGCTCTCCGCGCGGCGGCCACCGCGGCAGGGAGCGGCTGCGCGCGACCCTCGACGCGCCCCCCTGGGGCCGTGCCTTGTTCGATGCCCTGGTCAGCCGCCCGAGCATGCGCTTCTTCCTGGAGAAGACCTGGGGCTCGCCGGATATCGACGAGGGCCTGCTCGCCTACGGGTACGCGTCGGCGCACCGGCCGGGAGCCCAGCATGCACCCTTCTGCTTCATCGCCGGCCACCTGTTTCCGACGGATGCCACCGCGCTCTACGAGGCGCTCGACCTGCCCGTCCTGGTGATCCACGGCACGCGCGGCGACTTCGTCGACTACCGCGACCTTCCTCGCTTCGCCGAGCGGCGGAATTGGACCGTGATGCGGCTGCCGACGGGCGCCTTCCCGCATTTCGAGGATCTCGCCACCGTCACGCGGGCCCTCGACGGTTTCGGGGCCGCGGTCACCGAGGTCGCGTCGGCGTAG
- a CDS encoding MFS transporter, producing the protein MAAGDAILREDASAPWYAGLTARHWRILWGSYLGWIFDGYEAVALVYALRPALNSILTPEQAQAPAFYVGAAIGITLLGWGIGGMLGGIAADYIGRKRMMMLSILGYAIFTGLTAFAGSFAQLALLRFITGLAIGSEWSTGIALVAETWPNRARPKGCGFLQSGFGGGAVLAAIVWAVLAATNPLGSESWRIMFALGALPAFVCLYLRRALEESERWMTALKEQRWAATTEDAQSGRVHKTAQRPFTLTEIFREPESRRRVLLATVMSFATTVGWWAVSSWLPAYTEALAKAAGEPANVWGPRMGIIYNIGAIAAYLVSGFLADAIGRRKFLILTYAGCLATSVLAYVWTGGLTTFMVIAFLNGVFTLGFSFSWMAIYLVELFTPAVRATAASFVFNGARLIAWIFPIIAGQIVTSFGGVARAALIMSSVYVLGLIVPWFMPETTGRPLPE; encoded by the coding sequence ATGGCGGCCGGTGATGCGATCCTGCGCGAGGACGCCTCTGCTCCCTGGTACGCGGGCCTGACGGCGCGACATTGGCGCATCCTCTGGGGCAGCTACCTCGGCTGGATCTTCGACGGCTACGAGGCGGTGGCGCTGGTCTACGCGCTCCGCCCGGCGCTGAACTCCATCCTCACGCCCGAGCAGGCGCAGGCGCCCGCCTTCTACGTCGGCGCGGCGATCGGCATCACGCTGCTCGGCTGGGGGATCGGCGGCATGCTGGGCGGCATCGCGGCGGATTACATCGGCCGCAAGCGCATGATGATGCTCTCCATCCTCGGCTACGCCATCTTCACGGGGCTGACCGCCTTCGCCGGGAGCTTCGCGCAGCTCGCGCTCCTGCGCTTCATCACCGGCCTGGCGATCGGCTCGGAATGGAGCACCGGCATCGCGCTCGTCGCCGAGACCTGGCCGAACCGGGCGCGGCCGAAGGGCTGCGGCTTCCTGCAATCGGGCTTCGGCGGCGGCGCGGTGCTGGCGGCGATCGTCTGGGCGGTGCTGGCGGCGACCAACCCGCTCGGCTCCGAGAGCTGGCGCATCATGTTCGCGCTCGGCGCGCTGCCGGCCTTCGTCTGCCTCTACCTGCGCCGCGCGCTGGAGGAATCCGAGCGCTGGATGACGGCGCTCAAGGAGCAGCGCTGGGCCGCCACGACGGAGGACGCGCAGAGCGGCCGCGTGCACAAGACAGCGCAGCGCCCCTTCACGCTCACCGAGATCTTCCGCGAGCCGGAGAGCCGGCGGCGCGTGCTGCTGGCCACCGTGATGTCCTTCGCCACGACGGTGGGCTGGTGGGCGGTATCGTCCTGGCTGCCGGCCTACACCGAGGCGCTGGCCAAGGCGGCGGGCGAGCCCGCCAACGTCTGGGGCCCGCGCATGGGCATCATCTACAACATCGGGGCGATCGCCGCCTACCTGGTCTCGGGCTTCCTCGCCGACGCGATCGGGCGGCGCAAATTCCTGATCCTGACCTATGCGGGCTGCCTCGCGACCTCGGTGCTCGCCTATGTGTGGACCGGCGGTCTGACCACCTTCATGGTCATCGCCTTCCTGAACGGGGTCTTCACGCTCGGCTTCTCGTTCAGCTGGATGGCGATCTACCTCGTGGAGCTGTTCACGCCGGCCGTGCGGGCGACCGCCGCGAGCTTCGTGTTCAACGGCGCCCGCCTGATCGCCTGGATCTTCCCGATCATCGCCGGCCAGATCGTCACCTCGTTCGGCGGCGTGGCGCGGGCGGCGCTGATCATGAGCAGCGTCTACGTGCTCGGGCTGATCGTGCCCTGGTTCATGCCCGAGACCACCGGCAGGCCGCTGCCGGAATAG
- a CDS encoding aconitate hydratase → MPLNLTQKLVRSHLVEGTPEPGQEIALRIDQALLQDVLGSLVMLELEAMGVERVKVELAAQYVDHNLVQNDHLNADEHLFLRSACRRFGVWYSRPGNGISHPVHMQHFGKPGRTLVGSDSHTPAAGSLGMLAFGAGGVEVALAMAGEPLHLRMPQIWGVRLAGTLPDFVSAKDVILEMLRRHGVEGGFGRIVEYYGPGLDGLSAMDRHVIANMGAELGATTSVFPSDEATRGFLRSQGREADWIPLAADEGAAYDLHEEIDLSALEPLIAKPSSPGNVVPVREVAGEEIYQAYIGSSANPGYRDFAVAAAMVRGRQVHDRVSFDVNPSSRQVLETLIATGELADLVRAGGRVHQAGCNGCIGMGQAPASGRNSLRTVPRNFPGRSGTREDSVYLCSPETAAASALTGVITDPRGLGLPCPRIAPPDTYPATLAMLVPPLDAEAARAVRLEKTPNITTLPELGRLPDSIRVPVLLKVGDDISTDDIMPAGARVMPYWSNIPKTSEFTFEPIDATYPDRARQAGRERAGHAIVAGSNYGQGSSRENAALAPRYLGLETVLAKSFARIHWQNLVNFGVLPLTFADPADYEGLACGDLIEIAGIAAALQAGHEIVARVGGRRITLRHDLSPRQIALLLGGGVINWLRERLAARGDGGSAQHVA, encoded by the coding sequence ATGCCACTGAACCTCACGCAGAAGCTCGTCCGCTCGCACCTCGTCGAGGGCACCCCGGAGCCGGGGCAGGAGATCGCCCTCAGGATCGACCAGGCGCTGCTGCAGGACGTCCTCGGCAGCCTCGTCATGCTCGAACTGGAGGCGATGGGCGTCGAGCGGGTCAAGGTCGAGCTCGCCGCGCAGTACGTCGATCACAACCTCGTCCAGAACGATCACCTCAACGCCGACGAGCACCTGTTCCTGCGCTCCGCCTGCCGCCGCTTCGGCGTCTGGTACAGCCGGCCGGGCAACGGCATCAGCCATCCCGTCCACATGCAGCATTTCGGCAAGCCCGGGCGCACGCTGGTGGGCTCCGACAGCCACACGCCCGCGGCCGGCTCCCTCGGCATGCTGGCCTTCGGGGCGGGCGGGGTCGAGGTCGCGCTCGCCATGGCGGGCGAGCCGCTTCACCTGCGCATGCCGCAGATCTGGGGCGTGCGCCTCGCCGGGACCCTGCCGGATTTCGTGAGCGCCAAGGACGTGATCCTGGAGATGCTGCGCCGCCACGGCGTCGAGGGCGGGTTCGGCCGCATCGTCGAGTATTACGGGCCGGGCCTCGACGGGCTCTCGGCCATGGACCGGCACGTCATCGCCAACATGGGCGCCGAACTCGGCGCCACCACGAGCGTGTTCCCCTCCGACGAGGCGACGCGCGGCTTCCTGCGCAGCCAGGGGCGCGAGGCGGACTGGATCCCGCTCGCCGCCGACGAGGGCGCGGCCTACGACCTGCACGAGGAGATCGACCTCTCCGCCCTCGAGCCGCTGATCGCCAAGCCCTCCAGCCCCGGCAACGTCGTGCCGGTGCGCGAGGTGGCGGGCGAGGAGATCTACCAAGCCTACATCGGCTCCTCGGCCAATCCGGGCTACCGGGACTTCGCGGTCGCGGCCGCGATGGTGAGGGGGCGCCAGGTCCACGACCGCGTGTCCTTCGACGTCAATCCGAGTTCGCGGCAGGTGCTGGAGACGCTGATCGCGACCGGCGAACTCGCCGACCTCGTCCGGGCGGGGGGGCGCGTGCACCAGGCCGGCTGCAACGGCTGCATCGGCATGGGGCAGGCGCCGGCCTCGGGGCGCAACTCGCTGCGCACGGTGCCGCGCAACTTCCCCGGCCGATCCGGCACGCGCGAGGACAGCGTGTACCTGTGCAGCCCGGAGACCGCCGCGGCCTCCGCGCTGACCGGCGTCATCACCGACCCGCGCGGCCTCGGCCTCCCCTGCCCGCGGATCGCGCCGCCCGACACCTATCCGGCCACGCTCGCGATGCTCGTGCCCCCGCTCGACGCCGAGGCGGCGCGCGCGGTGCGGCTGGAGAAGACCCCGAACATCACCACCCTGCCCGAACTCGGCCGGCTCCCGGACAGCATCCGCGTGCCGGTGCTGCTCAAGGTCGGGGACGACATCTCGACCGACGACATCATGCCGGCGGGCGCGCGCGTGATGCCCTACTGGTCGAACATCCCGAAGACGAGCGAGTTCACCTTCGAGCCGATCGACGCGACCTATCCGGACCGCGCGCGGCAGGCCGGCCGGGAGCGGGCGGGCCACGCCATCGTGGCCGGCTCGAATTACGGCCAGGGGTCGAGCCGGGAGAACGCCGCGCTCGCGCCGCGCTATCTCGGGCTGGAGACCGTGCTGGCCAAGAGCTTCGCGCGCATCCACTGGCAGAACCTGGTGAATTTCGGCGTGCTGCCGCTCACCTTCGCGGACCCGGCGGATTACGAGGGCCTCGCATGCGGCGACCTGATCGAGATCGCGGGGATCGCCGCCGCGCTGCAGGCGGGCCACGAGATCGTCGCCCGCGTCGGCGGGAGGCGGATCACCCTGCGCCACGACCTCTCGCCGCGCCAGATCGCGCTGCTGCTCGGGGGCGGGGTCATCAACTGGCTGCGCGAGCGGCTGGCGGCGCGGGGCGACGGGGGATCCGCGCAGCACGTCGCCTGA
- a CDS encoding extracellular catalytic domain type 1 short-chain-length polyhydroxyalkanoate depolymerase, whose amino-acid sequence MTQFSTIDMAEVTRLTRAGKLAEAVAMLQGRSVPRTANDAPAQGPGRPAWSSERPSPTSSPTSSRTSSRTSSRTLWPTIDMVPPAGPEGAWTAPREAEERNADAPAGGDRPARFPDLSEAMRAVRDRLGQPGAFGPAEGLGAVRPRAVPVPEGARFEERSFANAAGSRTYKVFVPSGYSGQPLPVVVMLHGCTQNPDDFALGTRMNDLAEEHTFLVAYPRQPQSANMQKCWNWFNAADQARDGGEPALIAGIATAVVEEFSADPSRVYVAGLSAGGAAAAIMAATYPDLFAAVGVHSGLACGAARDMPSAFAAMNGGAAVQPRRGGPAVPTIVFHGDGDRTVNPVNGDQVIAQAKPAGTLVAAVTRGESPGGIAYTRTVHADETGRAVLEQWLLHGAGHAWSGGSADGSYTDPRGPDASRELMRFFLAHARAPSPSRH is encoded by the coding sequence ATGACCCAATTCAGCACGATCGACATGGCCGAGGTGACCCGCCTCACCCGGGCCGGCAAGCTCGCGGAGGCCGTGGCGATGCTCCAGGGCCGGTCGGTACCGCGCACCGCGAACGACGCCCCGGCGCAGGGGCCGGGGCGGCCGGCCTGGAGCAGCGAGCGCCCATCCCCGACCTCGTCCCCGACCTCTTCCCGCACCTCGTCCCGCACCTCGTCCCGGACCCTTTGGCCGACCATCGACATGGTGCCTCCGGCGGGACCGGAGGGGGCCTGGACGGCCCCGCGCGAGGCCGAGGAGCGCAATGCCGACGCGCCCGCGGGCGGCGACCGGCCGGCGCGCTTTCCGGACCTGTCCGAGGCGATGCGGGCGGTTCGCGATCGGCTCGGCCAGCCCGGCGCCTTCGGCCCGGCAGAGGGGCTCGGGGCCGTCCGTCCGCGCGCGGTCCCGGTGCCGGAGGGCGCCCGGTTCGAGGAGCGCAGCTTCGCGAACGCGGCGGGCAGCCGGACCTACAAGGTCTTCGTCCCGAGCGGCTATTCCGGTCAGCCGCTCCCCGTAGTGGTGATGCTGCACGGCTGCACGCAGAACCCGGATGATTTCGCCCTCGGCACGCGGATGAACGACCTCGCCGAGGAACACACCTTCCTGGTCGCCTACCCGCGCCAGCCCCAATCCGCGAACATGCAGAAGTGCTGGAACTGGTTCAACGCCGCCGATCAGGCGCGCGACGGCGGGGAGCCCGCCCTGATCGCCGGCATCGCGACCGCCGTCGTGGAGGAGTTCTCGGCCGATCCGTCCCGGGTCTACGTGGCCGGCCTGTCCGCGGGCGGCGCGGCCGCGGCGATCATGGCGGCGACCTATCCGGATCTGTTCGCCGCCGTGGGCGTGCATTCGGGGCTGGCCTGCGGCGCCGCCCGGGACATGCCGTCGGCCTTCGCCGCCATGAACGGAGGGGCGGCGGTCCAGCCGAGGCGGGGCGGGCCGGCCGTGCCGACCATCGTCTTCCACGGCGACGGCGACCGGACGGTCAATCCCGTCAACGGGGATCAGGTCATCGCGCAGGCCAAGCCCGCCGGGACGCTGGTCGCGGCCGTGACCCGCGGCGAGTCCCCGGGTGGGATCGCCTACACGCGCACGGTCCACGCCGACGAGACCGGGCGGGCGGTCCTGGAGCAGTGGCTGCTGCACGGCGCCGGCCATGCCTGGTCGGGCGGCAGCGCGGACGGCTCCTACACCGATCCGCGCGGCCCCGATGCCAGCCGGGAGCTGATGCGCTTCTTCCTGGCACACGCGCGCGCGCCGAGCCCATCCCGGCACTGA
- a CDS encoding CopG family transcriptional regulator, whose amino-acid sequence MTGNLHDPRTRTPDSEKITVNLGFVDLGRVDLMVRDGFYANRADFIRTAVRNQLDRQEEAIRTSVARRQLSLGLAHFSRRDLEAARDSGRPLHIQVLGLASIADDVTPDLARAAIASVQVLGAFHASAAVKAALADRTT is encoded by the coding sequence ATGACGGGCAACCTGCACGACCCGCGGACCAGGACGCCCGACAGCGAGAAGATCACCGTTAACCTCGGCTTCGTGGATCTCGGGCGCGTCGACCTGATGGTGCGCGACGGCTTCTACGCCAACCGCGCCGACTTCATCCGCACGGCGGTGCGCAACCAGCTCGACCGGCAGGAGGAGGCGATCCGCACCTCCGTGGCGCGCAGGCAGCTCAGCCTGGGCCTGGCGCACTTCTCCCGGCGGGACCTGGAGGCGGCGCGGGACAGCGGGCGCCCCCTCCACATCCAGGTTCTCGGCCTCGCCAGCATCGCCGACGACGTCACGCCCGACCTCGCCCGCGCGGCCATCGCCTCGGTCCAGGTGCTCGGCGCCTTCCACGCGAGCGCCGCCGTCAAGGCCGCACTCGCCGACCGGACCACCTGA